A region from the Fundulus heteroclitus isolate FHET01 chromosome 22, MU-UCD_Fhet_4.1, whole genome shotgun sequence genome encodes:
- the plek gene encoding pleckstrin, with amino-acid sequence MEPQEIREGYLVKKGTVLNSWSAVWVVLSEDGLDYYKKKTDRSPKGMIPLKGATLISPCQDFNKRMLVFKITTEKKQDHFFQASYVEERELWVKDIKRTLSCLKDGKKFARKSTRRSIRLPETVNLAELYALMKDQDDGVKELKLEQDNRIFNHCFSGVTVVEWLISKGKARNRPEALMLAAGLLNEGFLQPADDLSKEGAEGGEQTTFLDQTKALYYFADSGFFCEGYSSDEDVLLKDEFRGNIIKQGCLLKQGHRRKNWKVRKFILRDDPAYMHYYDPAKGDDPLGSVHLRGAVVTAVEYVPDAKKYDVDGNLFEIITADEIHYFLQAATAEERKEWIKAIQTVSKSGK; translated from the exons ATGGAGCCACAAGAGATCAGAGAGGGATACCTTGTGAAAAAG GGTACAGTGCTGAACTCCTGGAGTGCAGTGTGGGTGGTGCTGTCAGAAGACGGTTTGGATTACTATAAAAAGAAAACGGATCGCTCACCGAAAGGGATGATCCCACTGAAAGGAGCAACGCTCATCAGCCCCTGTCAGGATTTTAACAAGAGAATG CTGGTATTCAAGATAACTACGGAAAAGAAACAAGATCACTTCTTTCAAGCCTCATATGTGGAGGAGAGAGAACTTTGGGTCAAAGACATCAAGAGAACCCTATCCTGCTTGAAAGATGGGAAAAAGTTTGCCAGGAAGTCCACCAGACGTTCCATTCGCCTTCCAGAAACAGTCAACCTTGC TGAGCTGTATGCGCTGATGAAAGACCAGGACGATGGAGTGAAGGAGCTAAAACTTGAACAAGACAATCGAATTTTCAACCACTGCTTCTCTG GTGTCACAGTGGTAGAGTGGCTGATTTCGAAAGGGAAGGCGAGAAATAGGCCTGAGGCACTCATGTTAGCAGCGGGGCTTCTGAATGAGGGCTTTCTCCAGCCTGCAGACGACCTGTCAAAAGAGGGAGCAGAGGGCGGGGAGCAAACAACCTTCTTAGATCAGACAAAAGCTCTGTACTACTTT GCAGATAGCGGGTTCTTTTGTGAAGGCTACTCcagtgatgaagatgttcttcTGAAGGATGAATTCAGGggaaacataataaaacaaggCTGCTTGCTCAAACAG GGCCATAGAAGAAAAAACTGGAAGGTGCGAAAGTTCATACTTCGGGATGACCCTGCTTATATGCACTATTATGACCCTGCAAAG GGCGATGACCCTCTGGGCTCAGTACATCTCCGAGGGGCTGTGGTTACAGCCGTAGAGTATGTGCCTGATG CCAAAAAGTACGACGTTGATGGCAACCTCTTTGAGATCATCACCGCAGATGAGATTCACTATTTCCTGCAAGCTGCAACAgctgaagaaagaaaggaatGGATCAAAGCAATACAGACGGTGTCAAAGAGCGGAAAATAA